The Parus major isolate Abel chromosome 24, Parus_major1.1, whole genome shotgun sequence sequence AATGAAGAGTTGTCACAACATTAGAGGGAATTTTCTGACTTCATTCCAGTGGCAGGAATGAtggacaggatttttttctggtagaGCTATTAAGagcacttgtttttttttcagttctaatTTGGATGGTGGTAAAAATAATGAGTGTAGGTGGATGCTAATTAGAGCTGTGTTGATATGATTATGTTTGCTATTCAGGGAATTCTGAAAATCTTTCCTAAGTGTTGGAGCCAGGGATCAGGACTTCATTGTGCAGACACTGTTCAAAAACATGGAATGGGCAAAGGAATCTGTTAAAATCAGGGTTATGAGATAAGATTATCTTGCTGAAGtggccatggggacagcagagAGGTGACACAGCGGGCAGAGGGTGTGCAGGAAAGTGTGTTCCTAACCTGGACAAGTTCATACAGCTGCAACCTCTCGTTGTCCAGGGAAGTTGTGGACttcccatgcctggaagtgttccaggacaaggcttggagcaacctgggacagtggaaagtgtccctgcctgtggcagagggtgggacaagatgagctttaaggtcccttcccacccaagcATTccaaaattctgtgattccgtgaGTGGCATCAGCACCTGCTGTCAGCCACCTCTGGAtctgctgcaggacaggcagAAGTTACTGTTTCATTTGCTGTTAATTTCCAGTTCATTTACTGATTCCTAACCAAGATACCCACAGCTCAGTCTTGTTGGAAGGGGAGCATCGAGGTGGTCCAGGAGCCAACTTTGGTCACCTCACCTGGAAAACTCTGTCCAAAGTGCAAAACCACCAAGTATGTGAGGAAACAAATGAGCCACGTGTCACCAATCAAACTGTGCCTTCCTAAACTGGTTATTGTGAGCTTTGCAGGGGGTTGAAGCTGAATTTATTGACCTGAtcactgctggctgccaggggTTGTGGGAATGAAGCAGTGTTTGCTTTGAGGGCAGGACTTGGTGCACAGCTGACATAAAGTGAGTTAAAACATTTCCATCCTCGTTCTGCAGGATTTAGATCTACAGATTACAGAtcttctctgtgctggaggTACCAAAACACACCATAAATCCCTGCTGATCTGTATATTCACTAATTTATATAGAATTTTATACACCATCAAGTTCTTTGCTGTCTGATTCTTAAGGAACCCCATGATGAGTTTCTttgagggagggagagaggcagaaggagaagcagTGGCCCAATCTAGCTCAGCTGTGCTCAATCCGAGTTGCTTTCCTACCTCCAAGCCCCTCACTTCAAAGCCAGGAACATAATGTACAATTTTTTAATGGCTCTAGAGCAAGGCACTCAGACTCTCTGTGCACTGAGCCTTCCCTCGGTGTAAACACCTAATCAAGATTGTCTGTGCTTCAACAATAGCAGCCAAATGCAATTCGAGAACCACAAGGCTTTGAAGTCCTCCCTGCAAAGGCTGGTTTGCCAGTCTGGGATAATGACATGCCATGATTGCTGCCTTTGTTGTATCTTTTCAGTGGAGAAGCAATTATGGGCCTCAATTTAACAGAATAGGCATTACACAGCTTATGATTCtcaaaatgcaatttcatttgATCATTTTCTCAATTTGATTGGTATTAATAGAATggttcacaaaaaaaaaatagggaaaaaaaaaatgctggcaGAGGTTGTGTCCTGTTCCTCTTTCAAAGAGATAATGTAGAAGTATGTTTTACCTGCCCAGCACTCCATCAATGCACTGAGTCACTTGGTTCCACCAAAAACATCTTATTCACTGCAAATCTGTGTCTGTCTACAGCTCAGGAAAACCTctctggtattttttaattttcttgtgaatTTTCCAGGGATTTACGTTGAATTTGGAGCCATGAGATCACTCATAAACTCATCAATAAACCCTTCCCATCTTTTCTTAGCTGCCCCAATCTCTTACCCCCAAAGTGAGAGGCTCAGCTTCTCACATTTTCTCACCAGTGATGAGTTTCAGTTGATAATTCTCTTggtcataaatattttctcctgtgGGCCCACTCTGCAGTGGAGCAGATTCCTGTCACAGTGACACTTCATCACCCCAAAATACTCAGCAGGATAGTTTGGGACAAAAAATAGAAaccaaaaaatgttaaaaattggatttcctgtggttttatagatttaaaaaaaaaaaaaaaagaagtttattttaagaaaaaatttaattgttgCTATATTTACAGGGGTATTACTTGTATCACTTGTTGTCAAGAACTTGCTCCAAATCAATTTCCAGCCGTGGCTGTGTGGAGCTATCCTTgtttttgagtttgttttccAAGGCTCTGTGGATCCCaggctgtttttttctgcagctcctcctaTGCTTTTCACCCCCCATTATTGTGTTTTGCCAGCTTTTCCTGCAAGCCTCTCTTGTTGAGGCCCGGGATGTGTCTGATTGCCTGGCCAGGGATGGtttctggttgtttttctgttattaGGTGCATCCAGTGGCTCTCATGGAAATGGAGGAGCCCAGCATTTGAGAGTTTCTGTGCTGCACACTTCCTgcaattttccttccttttattcctcttaaAAGTAGAAGGAATCCTCCCTCCCATTAATtgggttttgcttctttttctcctttaaccATTTGTCATCCACTCCATAATGCCAAACTTTAGCGTTTAGATTTTAATAAGCCACAAATTATTTCCCATTATTTCcccaagattttaaaatcccttcACCTGATTGCTGTGACTCTGAACATTCCTGGTTTTTAGGTCACAGATCCTATGGCAGTTGATGAAGAACCACTCCAGAGTGTCCCAGAATTCCAGACTGGGAAAATGAAGCCTGAAGACAAATGGTACCCAAAAGGACAGCAGCTCAAGGTTCCTTTCTGAGAGAATTTAATAATTGAGATTCAACAGAATTTCATAGTTGAAATATATCTCTAAAAGCACTGAATTTGAATGCTTAAAGCTGTCATCTTGTTGCTTTTAAAGGAACTATTACTGACAAGaaatctttaaatatatatcaGTAGATCATCACTATCTATGCATGTGTGCTTTATGTACTCAATAAATTTAAAGCAAAGTGCCAAGGAATTCTGAGCTCACAGAATCTATTATTCTCTATTTAGGAGATTATTTGgctgttaatttaaaattacagacGAGTACATGGTTGTGTTTGATGGTTTGGGAGGATTCTGAGCCAGAACTTCACCATTTCTGCCTCATTTGTCCCCTAAATTTAAGGGGAAGTGAATTAATTGCCATAAACCAGAAAATGCAACCAGATAATATCCCAAATAAATTCTGTCTCAGAATCCTCCTAAACCATCACCCTGTACTAATTTATAATTTCAGATTATCAACCCAATAATCTCCTAAATAGAGAATAATTTTGGCAGCAGCCAAACTGGCCAGAGGCCAAAACAGATAATTCCACAATGTACCAGGACATGAAGCTTCAGGAGTCAGGATTCCCAGGGCTAAAGCTTTTCCCAAAACCTGGAATTGCGTGGATTTCACACCTAAATTGATCATTTATTCGAGTGCATTTGCCACGTGCTGACTGCAGGAGTTCCtcacaaaacaaacccagaggTTCAGGAGGGTGGGGTGGAGGATTCCAGCCCTTCCAGAGGTTTAATGGGCTGAGAATGGATTTGTGGATTCCCTGGAAGGAAATCCAAGTCTTTCCTCCGAGTGGGGAACACCTGATGCTGTAATTGGGACGTGATAGATTTAAATGAATTTCAGGTTTAGAGTGTGGCAGTTGGGCTCTAGATAGTCCTGGTGTGCTTGAATTCTTCAATTCTGGATTCTGTTTTGCAAGGAGGAGTGTTTGGTTTAGAAATaagattatttctgtaattGGCATCAGGCTGTTCTACCATGGGACAGTCTAATAATGTGCGCAAGGTCATTTTCCCTGAAACTTGGCACATAAAAAGCAAGAAGTGCTTTGATTTTTGGAGCATTTTTTCCAGGTGGTTGGCAGAGAGGTGTCACCACAAGGTTAGATCTGTGCACTCAAGGGCACCATTTTTGCACCTCATGCAGGTAAAACTCCCTCAATCCACATTTACCACATCTGGTTTGCATCTGCAAGGACCTGATTTTATAATCCAGTGCTGCAGAATTTGTGTCAGGCCATTAAACAAAGTTTTGATGCAGAATTATTCATTGTGCAGCGCCTGAATAAAATCTCTGCTCCTGTTCTGGACTGAGGCTTCCTCCAAATTTGAATTTTAGGTTAAATCCAGccatgagcagcacagagagatTTTGATGTGGGTGATGAAACTTCTAAATGAATATCTAAAATACCCACCATGAAATTCACCCAGCTGTCGATAACTTGtttcaggagcagcacaagttcttccagagaaataaaacagagccCAACCAGACTCTGGGTGGAAAATCTTTCCCAAGGAATGATGGCCAAGAAGccccaggaagagcagcagaagcaaagcCCTGGCACCAGAGTCACCAGCAAATCCCAGGATTTCAGGCTGTTCCCAGTGCAGTGGAGCAGGAtcacagctcagcactgcaggaatATCTGAGTCCAAGTTCTTCTGTTGGCCCTGACCCggcagaaaaatcccaaaaccacTTAAATAATTTCCCAAATTCAATCCTTACCCCATCTACCTATCATTTTCTCCCAATATTCCAGAATTTTTACCCAGCAGACATTTTAGATCCAGAATATCCCAGTGAGGAGAAGAAGAGCTACCAACATGACTCTCCAACTGGAAGTGGATCCATtgccttccctgggcagccttttcccaggaattacagcagcagtggccaggCACTTCCAGAACTGGGGAATATTTCATCtgattttaatgcaatttttcaAGAAAGAGTGAAGGATCAAGCACCACTTCAAGCTTTCAAAAATCACATTCATGAGGATAACAGGTATCAGAACAGCTTGTGGTAAGGATTTAAGTGATAAAGTGATATTATCATAACGCTGTGATacccagaaaataaacaaatggacaagaaaaagatttaaaaccCAAAGTATAAAATTATTCTGCCATAAACCTGCCATTATAATTTACTACTAATAGAAAATTCATTATAGCTATTGATTTTTAAGTGTGGCATTGGGAAGGGGCAGTTCTGTCCTCCAGGTATGGAATTTTCCACAATCAAAAGTTTCATTCTAGGAGTCTGGgtggaaaagtttaaaatatagATAGGAAAGGGTGCTGTGCATAAATTAAGATTTTGTAGCAAAATCGGCTTTGCAGGGTGGATATCCGGGGTCAGTCCTGTCCCTAagggggagagcaggaaaatcTTCAATTATGTAGAATTTCACCTGTCTcgattaaaataaaatgaaggttttatttcacataaagaaataattctgtcagTACTCAGCACTGATCCAAAGCCTTTCATTGGCTTCACCTACCTTTGCTTTGGGCTGAAATTTCTCCAtttgtggcttttttccccatttattttccatagaTTTGGGTGCAAGTGAAGTCATTTATTACAAAATCCTCAtcttcccatctccctgctcccacattCCACGTTCAGGGTGTTTGCTGAGCTCCCTGCTGTGTGTAAATCgagatttttcctctttcccccctcactttttaagcctttttccatgttttgttCACAGTTCACCAACAGCTTCTTGTAGAACCTCCCATTTTACAGGAAGAAAGGAGCAGCACCAGCCGGGAGTTTGTGGGTTTGCAGATGAATTTGCTGGCACGTGGCTCTGGGGTTTGTTCccacctgccctgccccaggcacAGAGAGGGTCACAGGGAGATTCGGGAAGAGCTGAGGGAAATCcaaggaaaatgagaagaagCAGCTCAGAAGGATCTctgctgcaaagggaaaagcTAAACCAACCCAAAGCCAGCAAGAAGGTGAGAAAAGAGATGTGGCTTGGGTGGTTTGAAATTTCTGTTCCCCctctaatgtttttttttttcttaataatccaaaggggttttttataaaaaacaaactatAAATAGGGACTGAGAAACATTTTGTTGTTGTAAAACCACATGGACACACAGCAGAGCATTAAAAACCATGGAACAAAGGTAGAAACAGACCCTGAAATCATTTTAGTCCAAAGAGCAAAGGGATCCACCAGGATCAGTCTGGTTTGGctccagggacacacagagcagCGTTTGTCCTGTAATTTATCcacagataaaattatttcaggctgtttgtgtggagcagcaggcagcctcAGATCTGAGCCATCCATTATCCTGCTCATGCTCCTTTATTGTCCAGCTCAAATCTCCTGCTTTCCAAGGGATTTCTACCCCAAACTTGGAGGATTTGTGAAGCTAACGGCATAAACATCATCCCAAACCTCCTGATGGTCCTTATTAAAGCTTGGATCTCTTTGTCTCCTCTGCCTGCCCACTTTTGCTGGTGTCACCacttggcacagctgcaggaggacagCAGAAAGCTGCCCATGACAAATGAAATGTTTGAGAAGTTTGCTCCAAGTCTCAGGGCAGACAAACGAAGCTGGAATAATGATTTCATCCAGGAGGCAGTTTGGGTATTGCTGCCTGAGTGCCTCTAAGAAGAATTAGGATTATGATGGTAACTGAAGGGcagatttccttctctttctgttcaaACCATTGTTTCTTGTCCTGTGCTTGCAGCAGTTTTCTCACGCTTCACATGTGAGGAATGCACAGAGAATCAGAATTGTGGCTCCCAGgaaaatccagcttttcctAATAAACAAATGCACTCATGCTCATTGCAAGAAGTGAGGAAACCCTGATTTTGTGGGGCACAGCAAAATTAACTCCTCACTGTAcctcaaattaaaaattagtgaGTTATAGCACGTAAGAACAGGGATAGCTgacacaaaaaaccctcaaataGGAAATTTAGTgcacagaattaatttctctgcagtTGAGTTTAACTTGAACCTGTGTTTTGAATACCCATTTTATTTGCAGATAGAAATTGGTGTTCCTGCATTACTCTGTGGTTGAAATTACCACAGAGCTGATCAAAATGAGCTTCACTGACAAGTTTATTAAACCATAATTCCCTTCTAAAATTAATCTAGTGGCCTtgaatgagaataaaaatattactgagcATTGGGGTCTTTGTGTGATGTCCTGAAGTATTGGAATGGCATCACCCACCACTCTTGCCTTCTCTGTGCACTTGTAAAGCCTTTGCTGTGCAGGAAAATGCGGATTTTTCAGCTGTCTGTGGATAATTTCCCAGTGCAGCTTTGAGAACAAGGAAAGGTTATTCTCACTAAAATCATTTGCCTAATTTTTGCCACCAAAATCGGGTAATTTTATCTGCTTCTCTTACAAAAATTTCTTTGGAGTCTGGTTCTAATCACAGTCAAATGAGTGGCTTTAAGCTGTTTCAAAATAAAGCTCATAAAAGGTCATTTTTGACTGAGAAAATATCACTTTGTGATTGGGATAATTGGCAATTTCCCACCTGGATCCAAAGGAAATTCTGTGCCATTTGACTTTGGCCATTAACTCAGTTCTGTTGGTCACTGATTTAAAATGAGATGTGCCAAGGGTAGGACTGAGACTGTAAATTAAATCCTGAGGTTTTCACTACCAGGCTTTCTTGAATTATTCTCTCTGTGAAATCATGtcaaggaaaatctgtttgctgtttggttttcagCTGTGCAGCTCCAAATTCTACACCAATGTGAATATGAAGCTTGGAGGCCTTGGACCCGACTATGAAACAATCAAAGAGAAAGTGAGTTAACCAAAAGTGAATTTAGGCAGGGGAGAGTGGCAGAGAAATCATAATTTATGATTATCTGAGATTTTATATCCTTGGCTAGCTGGAGATCCTACAGGAAAATTCATATAAAAGCAAGGACAGCTGTCCTGAGGATAATTTTAATCCTATAAATTTTAAATCCAGAAATAGGAATTAATCAGGGCTAATTGCACATCAGAAAACGAGACACTCAAGTGGCTAAATTGTCGTTCCCAGTGTAAAGATCCACCAAATGTTCAAAGGGGAAGTAAAAGTTGTGTGAACACAAGAAAATATCTGTCTGCACTCTGGTGAAATGGAGACATTCAGAATAAAGATGGACCTGTCACATTTCTGCTGAGCTCCATCCTCTGTTCAGTCCAGGGAAAAGCTcttaaaagggaaaagcaaCTAAAAAAAGCTCTGCCATTTATCAGGGGTTCCTGTTGTGTGCTGAGGAGGGATCAATGGGCAAAGCCAGgttgaacagcagcagagatggaaatggaATATTGGTGGGAAAAGGGTTTCATTGATGGATCCCCTGAGCCATTGAGTTCCAGTCcccttttctgctcttctcagaaagaaaagctaaagctgcagaaggaataTTCCAGGCAAATTAAGGAATATAACATGAAGAATATTACTGTGCTTCAGAGGTTGCCTGCAAAACCCCAGGTGTCTTCAGTGTCCAGGCAGAAGGTAAGAGCTGGGTCTGCAGGGTGAGGAGTGAGGGCTGCAGGCTCCAGGACAAAGCTGTGGACTATCAGAATTCCTCAGTTCCTTGCATTTATTCCCAAAAATAAACCACTAAGAGGCAAAACTTTATTGTTTGGATGTCAAAAAGGGGTTTGGATTGTTTTAGGAGACGTCACCTATAATGAGTTGAGATAATGCAACTCCCCCTGGAGACGTGAGGTGTTTCCAAATCCGTGCAACAAACGGGCACCAACAGCCATCCCAGGTTAAAGgagggctctgccagctccaggatTTCTGTGATATTCTGTCCATTCTGTCTCCAGGACACTTCCTGTGTTCCAGGCATcgttttgctttttaattttgatggTTAAGATCATGCAGGAGAACCTGAGCTTGTCCTGTTAATCTGCAGAACTCCCTGCCTGAGGGCAAGAGCTTAatgagactgggaaaaaaaattgtttataaattaaatagatttgtgttgctctttcttttttaaaataaaaaaacacttctTCAGTGTCTAAGGTGGCTTCCAGTGGTGTCAGGAAGCAAATCTTGGGTGGGATTATGGTGGGATCACCACTGAAGAATCCGGGATGGAATTCTGCCAGAAACAAGATCAGGAATTCAGAGATGTCTTATTCAACCCACCTGAATATTCCTGGAAATATTATCCAGGTTTTCTCTTACTCAGTTACccagttttcctgtttttagGCTCTGGAATATGCCAAGAAGATTCCAAGACCAAAGACTTTCTTCAGAAGGCAATCAGAGCAGGAGGTGAAAGAGGTTCTGCCCCAGGCTCCAGGTGGAACCAgcctgccccaaatcccatccctggaatcTTTGTGGAGCAGGCACGAGAGGGAAAAGGAACTTGTGGCTGCTTTCAAAGCCCTTCATATCTTATAGGAATTTGGGAAATCTCAGGGATCAAGGCAAAAATGCCtgaattgtttcattttcagcagtGACCATCACATCTTGATTTCCCAGTCCACTGGCATTTAAACTGCCttaagtttaattaatttttaaatgttagaaTTGGTTCTGCCTGTGCctattttgtttaataaattgACCCTTTGCATTTATAGTGCTTTAAATATAGTCCTCTGTtctatttctttgaaataaatgatCTGACAATTGCATCTTTTGGACTAATCAGCTCTAGGCTTGTCACAGCTGGATCATTTTTAATCATATAAACAGATGTATCtacaaaacattcaaaataaacTTATGTTTCACTTGATGATCTTAACACCAgcaatatttctctttctgaagtGCAGAAGAGACTTTTGgccagaaataaaagcaaaaataatccattgctactaaaaaaaaaaagagaacaaaaattatgCTCCAAACACAGCAGTGGGTAATGACACAAAGTTAATTATTTCATTGTTACTCTGTTGTCTCTTTGTGAAGAGTTTCCACAAAAAGATCCGAAGTTTGAAGCTTCATCTGGGACAAGAGAATTCCAAACAAGTCCTGGCTGAGCATGCAGACAATCTGGGATTAGCCAGGAGCAGTTGGAAAATATATTGGGTAACTGAGGATAATTGAGAGCTGCATGTTTGAGAGGAAACAGCTTTTAACAGATTAAGGctgtaaaaataacaacaaacaGATGGGTTTCTTAGGATGATTCCATTTCTTTAACTTGGTAAATTATGAATTAAGTCACCATATGAAATGTGATTAGAGCACACAGCGAGGGAATTTGGGCTAAAATCTCCTGGAAAACAGGCtggataaaaggaaaacaaacaaaccacctTGTGATGATGTGGGATTGCTTTATCCCATTTATTTGGTCTCTTTTTTATGGGGACTCCCAATTTAATATTGGGAAAAGTGATCCCCACCCTGCCCTTCCTCATGGAGAAGGGACCTGGGTGTTGTTTGAGATCCTCCTGATGaacctcccctcccctgctgaATCCACTCTTGGACTCACAGCTGGAAGTTCAGCACATTTTGGGGAATATTGAGAAATACTGAGAATATTTTGGGAAGTCTTGATAGAAAAGCATTGTGAGATATGGGAACACAGGCCAGGCTGAAGGGGAAATGTTTTCCAGGACATTTTTGTCACTTGCAGCATCCAATTCCAGCTTCTGGAACAgaaccttcctcttcctcagcctctttccctctcctttgggcactgctgggaaatgGGTTCCATGCTCTGCtttcctacttttatttttaaaccaaactGTAACACTTTGAAGCATTTCTGCTCAGGGCACCTCAACTTGTTGTTCCTGCTTAAAAGTGATAATCCCCCCTTAATCCAAACCTCAAGTGCCTGTTTTAATGAAACCTTCAGATGAATATCAAAGAGCTATTTACTCGTatctaatattttaattagattaTATTCTCAATTTAACCCATTAAACCCCCTTTGATGAGCTCCATGTTCAGTGTTTAGCCCCAGATGCTGGAGGTAATGAATATTGGACCTTTGATTTAATGagaacttctgctttttccagcctgaCTCCCTTTGtatccccctttttttttaccttctctgGCCTATAGAATTCAGTTAATTGAAGAAGTCTCTTATCACCACACATTAAGGAACCTAAATTAGCATCCTTTTTCTGATGAGAAAATGCAAGcagacattttctctttgatCTGAGGGCTGAGTTGAAGTAGGCAACAGCCCCCTGAAAATGAGCTGATGGCTGCATTATTTGGCTGCCATGCAGATGTGTCCATGTGGTGCAAAATGCTTAATGTCTTAATTGATTGCCATCCTCCTCCCAGAAATTAGGGGagaaatgtgttcatttttttttatgtggtttttttattaataaaacagttaatttttagGTAATATTTTAATACTAAACCTGTGTGAAACTTGGATACGATGGTGCATCTGGAAGAGCacattttgtatatttttgttattattttaataactttattattttttaataaacactgGTCATGATCATCTCataaaacatttagaaattctgtttttcctggtgttttggGTGTTTGAAACCccagaaaaaggcatttttacaTGGAATAAAAACCCCTTTCAAGCTACCTCCatagaaattcagatttttctctgcacTTCACACAAAAAGCGACCAATGTGCATCCACCTGCTTAAAGGCAAAGGCCAAAACCAAATGTATTTCAGATTAGGAAGgcaaaatatgtaaattatatatttaaattctatatattttaattatatgttttatttatttaaatataaatatttaaataaaatattattttaattaattaaaaaattaaattgcattaataaaaaattttaaattaataatttgaatGTTGAATGAAGTATTGAGGGAGGAGCAGAACCTGCCATGGTCCCGTGGTGTCACTGAGCATGGTGACACCGTGGTGATCCAATGGAAATTCCCAACATTTTCTTGGCAGCACCTTCCCAGTGCCATCATTTCTCAATATCTGAGGTTCTGGGG is a genomic window containing:
- the JHY gene encoding jhy protein homolog isoform X1, producing MNSPNMNYISVSSPHTHTMNNIYVPPKILVPPVFQPASWEMERSSASSLEDSQESDSKSLEKERQYQLRLEQRILDNQELEGQDPGDILEDDSLEEDSLEEMSSEENGAEYDTIKKGKQKIYGSGRKKLPVHKYPSLRYNPHWKSAGKGAEFFKEEKESLISGEGSGDFSLDSFYLHSDGSSENNQQEEKTQDSLPESGPELFSFYGANVASNEAVGPQGKRKEPADGFHPKNSPGHAFPPQNQHNPPQRAKNNFVKKNKRTLGLQSEKVNSYLELHNKKQQVLQGQVTDPMAVDEEPLQSVPEFQTGKMKPEDKWYPKGQQLKEQHKFFQRNKTEPNQTLGGKSFPRNDGQEAPGRAAEAKPWHQSHQQIPGFQAVPSAVEQDHSSALQEYLSPSSSVGPDPAEKSQNHLNNFPNSILTPSTYHFLPIFQNFYPADILDPEYPSEEKKSYQHDSPTGSGSIAFPGQPFPRNYSSSGQALPELGNISSDFNAIFQERVKDQAPLQAFKNHIHEDNSSPTASCRTSHFTGRKEQHQPGVCGFADEFAGTWLWGLFPPALPQAQRGSQGDSGRAEGNPRKMRRSSSEGSLLQREKLNQPKASKKLCSSKFYTNVNMKLGGLGPDYETIKEKKEKLKLQKEYSRQIKEYNMKNITVLQRLPAKPQVSSVSRQKALEYAKKIPRPKTFFRRQSEQEVKEVLPQAPGGTSLPQIPSLESLWSRHEREKELVAAFKALHIL
- the JHY gene encoding jhy protein homolog isoform X2; translated protein: MNSPNMNYISVSSPHTHTMNNIYVPPKILVPPVFQPASWEMERSSASSLEDSQESDSKSLEKERQYQLRLEQRILDNQELEGQDPGDILEDDSLEEDSLEEMSSEENGAEYDTIKKGKQKIYGSGRKKLPVHKYPSLRYNPHWKSAGKGAEFFKEEKESLISGEGSGDFSLDSFYLHSDGSSENNQQEEKTQDSLPESGPELFSFYGANVASNEAVGPQGKRKEPADGFHPKNSPGHAFPPQNQHNPPQRAKNNFVKKNKRTLGLQSEKVNSYLELHNKKQQVLQGQEQHKFFQRNKTEPNQTLGGKSFPRNDGQEAPGRAAEAKPWHQSHQQIPGFQAVPSAVEQDHSSALQEYLSPSSSVGPDPAEKSQNHLNNFPNSILTPSTYHFLPIFQNFYPADILDPEYPSEEKKSYQHDSPTGSGSIAFPGQPFPRNYSSSGQALPELGNISSDFNAIFQERVKDQAPLQAFKNHIHEDNSSPTASCRTSHFTGRKEQHQPGVCGFADEFAGTWLWGLFPPALPQAQRGSQGDSGRAEGNPRKMRRSSSEGSLLQREKLNQPKASKKLCSSKFYTNVNMKLGGLGPDYETIKEKKEKLKLQKEYSRQIKEYNMKNITVLQRLPAKPQVSSVSRQKALEYAKKIPRPKTFFRRQSEQEVKEVLPQAPGGTSLPQIPSLESLWSRHEREKELVAAFKALHIL